A region of Saccharomyces kudriavzevii IFO 1802 strain IFO1802 genome assembly, chromosome: 14 DNA encodes the following proteins:
- the SKDI14G2860 gene encoding putative alanine--tRNA ligase (similar to Saccharomyces cerevisiae YNL040W) has protein sequence MSVVMKSAIVGALACQRNSFTLDRFNTLVVSCEAKKDKRGKTEGYEIELQDTILFPEGGGQPSDSGSLKIVERNNDSLVIKKVVVSHVSRSGLHAKHHVNELIEPGTTVEITVDAVKRMDYMQQHTGQHLLSAILKRKYEVDTVSWSMGGIITEKRAVLEPSDYFNYIELSRKLTEDEVTEISGEVNELIITFPQKIKVVERFSEDDADTINTSKIPDDYDLSKGILRTIHIGDIDSNACCGTHLKSTFQIGSILILSNQSAVRGSNSRLYFMCGKRVSDYAKLANKILLDSKILLSCSETQMPDKITRQGKQLQQSNKREQYWVKKLAHSVSEDLKNTLENSENKRAYFMEEECGTLELLQQIYKEINIFLKEGCEVYEIILCGYERQTSTGSLIILSESGDKISSLTAKLGSMLQNLKGGGGKKGGKWQGKITSISNAEFAAVTDYLSHDFISH, from the coding sequence ATGTCAGTAGTCATGAAATCTGCTATTGTCGGCGCTTTAGCATGTCAAAGGAACTCATTTACGCTTGACAGGTTCAATACGTTAGTTGTTTCCTGCGAAGCaaagaaagacaaaagGGGAAAGACTGAAGGTTACGAGATCGAATTACAAGATACCATTTTGTTTCCTGAAGGAGGCGGTCAACCAAGCGATTCTGgctctttgaaaattgtaGAAAGAAACAATGATTCTTTGGTCATCAAGAAGGTAGTGGTTTCGCATGTTTCTCGCTCTGGCTTACATGCTAAACATCATGTGAACGAGCTCATTGAGCCCGGCACAACGGTGGAAATAACTGTGGATGCAGTGAAAAGAATGGATTATATGCAACAACACACTGGTCAGCATTTATTGAGTGCGATCTTGAAACGCAAGTATGAAGTAGATACAGTATCGTGGTCGATGGGTGGCATTATCACTGAAAAAAGGGCAGTTTTAGAACCTAGTGATTACTTCAATTATATAGAGCTGAGCAGAAAATTGACAGAGGACGAAGTAACAGAAATATCGGGTGAGGTTAACGAGCTGATCATTACATTTCcccaaaaaatcaaagtgGTGGAAAGATTTAGTGAAGACGATGCTGATACAATCAATACATCCAAAATACCAGACGATTATGACCTATCCAAAGGTATACTGCGTACCATTCACATTGGTGATATTGATTCCAATGCGTGTTGTGGAACACATTTGAAATCTACCTTTCAGATTGGCTCTATCCTTATTCTTTCCAATCAATCAGCCGTGAGAGGCTCAAACTCAAGACTGTATTTCATGTGCGGGAAACGGGTTTCTGATTATGCAAAATTGGCTAATAAGATCTTATTGGACTCCAAAATCTTATTGAGCTGTTCGGAAACTCAAATGCCCGACAAGATAACAAGACAAGGCAAACAACTGCAACAATCAAACAAAAGAGAACAATATTGGGTAAAGAAGTTAGCCCATAGTGTTTCTGAagacttgaaaaatacacTGGAAAATagtgaaaataaaagggCGTATTTTATGGAAGAAGAATGTGGTACATTAGAACTATTACAGCAGATCTATAAAGAGATAAACATTTTTCTGAAAGAGGGTTGTGAAGTCTACGAGATCATTCTATGCGGTTATGAAAGGCAAACTAGCACTGGATCACTGATAATCCTTTCTGAATCCGGTGATAAAATTTCCTCTTTAACCGCCAAGCTAGGTTCGATGTTACAAAACTTGAAGGGCGGTGGTGGTAAGAAAGGTGGTAAATGGCAAGGCAAAATCACATCCATTTCGAATGCCGAATTTGCTGCCGTAACCGATTATTTAAGCCATGATTTCATATCCCATTGA
- the SKDI14G2870 gene encoding uncharacterized protein (similar to Saccharomyces cerevisiae YNL035C; ancestral locus Anc_2.283): MSSYSLVESNSFGSENWCLKLQPSYKYGLLTGLSNGEIRLLDWNSGQSLQKIKASETSINDLKVIDSDFAAGHLVSSASIDAVKVFDIRTNACVAKIHNEANSPFISLDSRHGLLACGTELQGIDAAVYIYDIRRWDAPLRSIIDSHHDDVTCIKFHPSDVNVLLSGSTDGYTNIYDLKQDEEEDALHQVINYASIHSCGWLSQKRIYTLSHMETFAIHELNDKSDEFKEPRPADFGDIREAWNCDYVVDVYPGLIATGKTQEGAGELRLLPFRDEKVDAENEIVIPRAHGDEVVRDVFISALQSDLLYSCGEDGFVKIWKNNLGPLNTPESFWDYSEKLNVLDEDHKQSSISLKEPIIIQKESAVTKPRKEKHKKSNKLSTKSRFKPY, from the coding sequence atgaGTAGCTATTCACTAGTTGAATCAAACTCTTTTGGATCTGAAAACTGGTGTCTGAAGTTACAACCTAGTTATAAGTATGGATTATTAACTGGGCTTAGTAATGGTGAAATACGTTTGTTAGACTGGAATAGTGGCCAATCATTACAAAAGATCAAAGCAAGTGAGACATCAatcaatgatttgaagGTTATTGATAGTGATTTTGCTGCAGGGCACCTAGTTAGCAGTGCCTCTATCGATGCGGTGAAAGTTTTCGACATTAGGACGAATGCTTGTGTCGCCAAAATCCACAACGAAGCCAACTCcccttttatttctttagATTCCCGTCATGGTCTACTAGCTTGTGGTACTGAATTACAGGGCATTGATGCTGCTGTGTATATCTACGATATTCGCAGATGGGATGCTCCATTGAGATCAATCATTGATTCTCATCATGACGATGTCACTTGCATTAAGTTCCATCCTTCAGATGTCAATGTTCTGCTTAGTGGATCGACTGATGGATATACCAACATTTATGATTTAAAACAAGATGAGGAGGAAGACGCTTTACATCAAGTCATCAACTACGCGTCAATCCATTCCTGTGGATGGTTGTctcaaaagagaatataTACACTATCACACATGGAGACATTCGCAATTCATGAACTAAACGACAAATCCGATGAATTCAAGGAACCACGACCTGCCGACTTTGGTGATATTAGAGAAGCATGGAATTGTGATTACGTGGTAGACGTTTATCCTGGCCTTATTGCAACCGGTAAAACTCAGGAAGGCGCTGGAGAGCTACGTCTGTTGCCATTTAGAGATGAAAAAGTAGATGCTGAGAACGAGATTGTCATTCCACGCGCACATGGAGATGAAGTGGTCAGAGATGTATTCATATCAGCACTACAAAGCGATCTTTTATACTCTTGTGGTGAAGATGGTTTTGttaaaatttggaaaaacaaTTTAGGGCCGTTAAACACTCCGGAAAGTTTTTGGGattattctgaaaaattgaatgtGTTGGATGAAGACCATAAACAAAGCTCAATCAGTCTAAAGGAGCCtatcattattcaaaaagaatctGCGGTCACGAAGCCAAGGAAGGAGAAACACAAGAAAAGCAACAAACTCTCCACAAAGAGTCGTTTTAAACCATATTAA
- the SKDI14G2880 gene encoding uncharacterized protein has product MSKSFQEFKLFCNKVGLDFQWLNAQSPKSVPENNPSESPTTTNEVEKQKLRPATEPLKLEEPENSANNFFDDFKNAQLWNVFKKNSSDVLPADAYTEINPEQLPEIAPETRPEANEIICSNRENPTMINELLPAPFARRKQGKTVFTTPYSRSHTATTASSAPNPHDCDAFLSPPSAQGHNAIVPYTTYSTSGNNDSVPSLASSVSTSSSVYSPWDPSHLPFPPSFQADAFTSPDSEASCSKYSHTKHSRPGESNESRVTLGISCRNTVNTVEKLDHHERFQSRRSEVITAPRRQDTNCSACSAAAFIESNSTVNTTIPSYMKKYLKKPQNWFEKTMGKYCPLFLRGTKNIDYDSSEFRFERKMIAVQYLLLDEHSEPRMYYNPSNKTIPFWKRPLNFDTMPSYDQLLDEAERCFDSYQYRYVGFQRIEPYSIFYPWKNTQREIDLVLDHIHFSLDVGNKKSLKRKGNITLDTLDSEIDRDVRIKPYQCFPSNNLVYEGLAHPAEQSLIEDPDASLIERAYQALVNICKESDPPSDDLPTRHNNSAPQLAVTVQSKSCRLLLVRECSTATEADINKEFRFNLRTREVEVTVPAPPHPCETRGLLQRWLLPLVRQ; this is encoded by the coding sequence ATGTCCAAGTCGTTCCAAGAGTTCAAGCTTTTCTGCAACAAGGTTGGGCTGGACTTTCAGTGGCTAAATGCACAATCCCCCAAATCTGTTCCGGAAAACAACCCCTCTGAAAGTCCTACAACTACCAACGAAGTCGAGAAGCAAAAGTTAAGACCAGCCACGGAGCCACTCAAACTTGAAGAGCCTGAGAATTCTgccaacaatttttttgatgatttcaaGAATGCTCAACTCTGGAACGTGTTTAAGAAGAACAGCTCAGATGTCCTCCCCGCCGATGCCTACACCGAAATAAATCCAGAACAACTACCGGAAATCGCACCCGAGACAAGGCCAGAGGcaaatgaaataatttgTTCCAATCGGGAAAATCCCACAATGATAAACGAATTGTTACCAGCACCTTTTGCTCGGCGTaaacaaggaaaaacagTTTTCACGACTCCATACTCTCGAAGTCATACCGCTACTACAGCTTCCTCCGCGCCCAACCCTCACGATTGTGATGCTTTCCTATCTCCTCCTTCTGCGCAAGGCCACAACGCAATTGTGCCATATACAACGTACTCGACGTCCGGCAATAACGATTCGGTGCCTTCGCTGGCGTCATCCGTTAGCACCTCCTCCTCGGTATACTCGCCATGGGATCCTTCCCATTTGCCCTTCCCACCATCATTTCAGGCAGATGCTTTCACATCACCTGATTCGGAAGCATCGTGTTCGAAGTACAGCCATACCAAGCATTCCAGACCAGGAGAGTCAAATGAATCTCGTGTTACACTTGGCATTTCTTGCAGGAACACGGTAAACACGGTAGAAAAACTCGACCATCACGAACGTTTTCAAAGCAGAAGATCTGAAGTAATAACTGCCCCCCGCCGTCAAGACACAAATTGCAGTGCCTGTTCTGCGGCGGCGTTTATTGAGTCCAACTCCACAGTCAACACCACCATTCCATCATACATGAAAAAGTATCTCAAAAAGCCACAGAACTGGTTTGAAAAGACCATGGGCAAATACTGCCCGTTGTTCCTAAGAGGCACAAAGAACATTGATTACGATTCGTCCGAGTTCAGGTTTGAACGCAAAATGATAGCCGTACAATATCTGCTTTTAGATGAGCACTCCGAACCCAGAATGTACTATAACCCTTCCAATAAAACTATtcctttttggaaaaggcCCCTCAACTTCGATACAATGCCGAGCTACGACCAACTCCTAGATGAAGCCGAACGCTGTTTCGATTCATACCAATACAGATACGTAGGATTCCAAAGAATAGAACCGTACTCCATTTTCTATCCTTGGAAAAACACGCAAAGAGAAATAGACCTAGTCCTCGATCACATCCATTTCTCTCTCGATGTTGGTAACAAAAAATCTCTCAAACGAAAGGGGAACATCACTCTCGATACCTTGGACAGCGAAATCGACCGCGATGTTCGAATTAAGCCTTACCAGTGTTTCCCCTCTAACAACCTAGTGTACGAGGGCCTAGCGCATCCCGCGGAACAGTCCCTGATAGAAGACCCTGACGCCTCTCTCATTGAGAGGGCATACCAGGCATTGGTAAACATTTGCAAGGAGTCCGACCCACCCTCCGATGACCTCCCCACCCGCCATAATAATAGCGCTCCTCAGCTTGCCGTCACAGTCCAATCTAAATCTTGCCGCCTGCTTCTAGTTCGTGAGTGTAGTACAGCCACAGAAGCAGATATCAATAAGGAATTCAGGTTCAATCTAAGGACAAGGGAAGTCGAGGTGACCGTACCGGCGCCTCCTCATCCCTGTGAAACAAGAGGTCTGCTACAAAGGTGGCTTCTCCCACTTGTGCGCCAGTGA
- the SKDI14G2890 gene encoding uncharacterized protein has product MFCSKESRFVVLLFALMTSLTVLSHSVEVTTVLTTSTITEIAVVTASPQPKNNAEAVLNTATNIIQTMQFIFNCAPFKWKGPLKITSCALNFIVLLLTAWGYLLKYLQDKNLDNDADMEQMVGLGFGEMVGRTIGLGVGKAFTRMDITQRLVYPIEASHRQKCLVMTVGEDSIVPLHDLSTEICFDHNTFDSLSRRNHGSVSALDTVSVGALGLADIPSGMSAVSELYTHFGDYTVEVLSGIMKLASIINREGWQNEKSGFVVLSRDRPNETLLSVHMYSSGLL; this is encoded by the coding sequence ATGTTTTGCTCGAAGGAATCAAGGTTTGTTgtccttctttttgcatTGATGACCTCTCTAACCGTGCTTTCCCACTCAGTAGAGGTAACGACCGTACTGACCACATCAACAATCACTGAAATCGCCGTCGTTACTGCTTCACCACAACCAAAAAACAATGCGGAAGCCGTTTTGAATACTGCGACCAACATAATCCAGACCATGcagttcattttcaactGCGCACCGTTCAAGTGGAAAGGCCCTCTGAAAATAACCTCATGCGCCCTGAACTTCATCGTCCTACTACTCACTGCCTGGGGTTACCTCCTGAAGTACTTACAAGACAAAAACTTGGATAATGATGCTGATATGGAACAGATGGTAGGGCTCGGCTTTGGCGAGATGGTCGGCAGGACTATCGGACTGGGCGTTGGAAAAGCTTTCACCAGAATGGACATCACTCAGAGGCTAGTGTATCCAATCGAGGCAAGCCATCGGCAAAAATGTCTGGTCATGACCGTCGGAGAAGACTCGATAGTACCGCTTCATGATTTGTCTACCGAGATATGTTTCGACCACAACACATTCGATTCCCTTTCTCGCCGTAACCATGGCAGTGTTTCTGCTTTAGATACGGTCTCTGTAGGCGCCTTGGGTTTGGCAGATATCCCATCAGGGATGTCTGCTGTGAGCGAACTCTACACACATTTTGGAGATTATACGGTGGAAGTTCTCAGTGGCATCATGAAACTGGCCTCTATCATCAACAGAGAAGGCTGGCAGAACGAAAAGAGTGGATTTGTGGTCCTCTCGAGGGACCGGCCCAACGAGACGCTACTAAGCGTCCACATGTACAGTTCAGGCCTGTTGTAG
- the SIW14 gene encoding putative tyrosine protein phosphatase SIW14 (similar to Saccharomyces cerevisiae SIW14 (YNL032W); ancestral locus Anc_2.296): MGLYQAKNEEGSDPKSSSKIDDLIENEAEIIRLIKEDGKLLIDNGDGRDIHNIIQEDKLLSVEFNEVLKRFHGGEASDASHGVMDEDEDDKYDYNEQYEKTVHAMSTLNHIINKEVIPPENFSHVVGEIYRSSFPRLENFSFLHERLKLKSILVLIPEEYPLENMNFLKLTGIKLYQVGMSGNKEPFVNIPSDLLTMALQIVLNPANQPILIHCNRGKHRTGCLMGCIRKLQNWSLTMIFDEYRRFAFPKARALDQQFIEMYDDDEIKRIASEKNWLPLKW, encoded by the coding sequence ATGGGCTTATATCAAGCAAAGAATGAAGAGGGAAGTGATCCGAAGAGTAGTAGCAAGATTGACGATTTGATTGAGAACGAAGCAGAGATTATACGACTAATCAAAGAAGATGGCAAGTTACTGATAGACAATGGCGATGGTAGAGATATTCATAACATAATTCAGGAGGACAAGCTTCTCAGTGTAGAATTCAATGAGGTGCTGAAACGGTTTCACGGCGGAGAAGCGTCTGACGCCTCTCACGGTGTGATggacgaagacgaagacgaTAAATATGACTATAATGAACAATATGAGAAGACTGTACACGCGATGAGCACCCTAAATCACATTATTAATAAAGAGGTGATCCCTCCCGAAAACTTCAGCCATGTGGTGGGGGAGATATATCGTAGCAGTTTCCCACGCCTAGAAAATTTCTCCTTTTTGCATGAAAGACTGAAGTTGAAATCCATCTTAGTGCTAATTCCCGAAGAATATCCATTGGAgaatatgaattttttgaaattaaCGGGTATTAAATTATATCAGGTGGGAATGAGTGGTAATAAAGAGCCGTTTGTCAATATACCGTCTGACCTATTAACGATGGCTTTACAAATTGTACTGAATCCGGCAAACCAGCCAATACTGATACATTGTAACAGAGGCAAACATAGGACAGGGTGTTTGATGGGGTGTATAAGGAAACTACAGAACTGGTCGTTAACCATGATATTTGATGAGTACAGACGTTTCGCATTTCCAAAGGCCAGGGCGCTGGATCAGCAGTTCATTGAGATGTACGACGATGACGAAATTAAAAGAATTGCCAGCGAAAAAAACTGGCTACCTCTTAAATGGTAA
- the HHT2 gene encoding histone H3 (similar to Saccharomyces cerevisiae HHT2 (YNL031C); ancestral locus Anc_2.298), with protein sequence MARTKQTARKSTGGKAPRKQLASKAARKSAPSTGGVKKPHRYKPGTVALREIRRFQKSTELLIRKLPFQRLVREIAQDFKTDLRFQSSAIGALQESVEAYLVSLFEDTNLAAIHAKRVTIQKKDIKLARRLRGERS encoded by the coding sequence ATGGCCAGAACTAAACAAACAGCTAGAAAGTCCACGGGTGGTAAAGCCCCAAGGAAACAATTAGCCTCCAAGGCTGCCAGAAAATCCGCCCCATCTACCGGTGGTGTTAAGAAGCCTCATAGATATAAGCCAGGTACTGTGGCATTGAGAGAAATCagaagatttcaaaagtcTACGGAACTTTTGATCAGAAAGTTGCCTTTCCAAAGATTGGTCAGAGAAATCGCTCAGGACTTCAAGACTGACTTGAGATTCCAGTCTTCAGCTATTGGTGCCCTACAAGAATCTGTCGAAGCCTACCTGGTCTCTTTGTTTGAAGACACTAACTTGGCTGCTATTCACGCTAAACGTGTCACTATCCAAAAGAAGGACATCAAATTGGCCAGAAGATTAAGAGGTGAAAGGTCATGA
- the HHF2 gene encoding histone H4 (similar to Saccharomyces cerevisiae HHF2 (YNL030W); ancestral locus Anc_2.299) has protein sequence MSGRGKGGKGLGKGGAKRHRKILRDNIQGITKPAIRRLARRGGVKRISGLIYEEVRAVLKSFLESVIRDSVTYTEHAKRKTVTSLDVVYALKRQGRTLYGFGG, from the coding sequence ATGTCCGGTAGAGGTAAAGGTGGTAAAGGTCTAGGTAAAGGTGGTGCTAAGCGTCACAGAAAGATTCTTAGAGATAACATTCAAGGTATCACTAAGCCAGCTATCAGAAGATTGGCAAGAAGAGGTGGTGTCAAGCGTATCTCTGGTTTAATCTACGAAGAAGTCAGAGCCGTCCTGAAGTCCTTCCTGGAATCCGTCATCAGAGACTCTGTTACTTACACTGAACACGCTAAGAGAAAGACCGTCACCTCTCTAGACGTTGTTTACGCTTTGAAGAGACAAGGCAGAACCTTATACGGTTTCGGTGGTTAA
- the KTR5 gene encoding putative mannosyltransferase (similar to Saccharomyces cerevisiae KTR7 (YIL085C) and KTR5 (YNL029C); ancestral locus Anc_2.300), which translates to MLLVRRVKNALLKCFHCNPTVMSILIALIILWMIFGSEPEFLEVTDNFLPFSKMDLATGRDRPFHPNCVNTQNYLLNSSYTKQNASFVMLTRNEELKDVIKTIHSIEEHFNQWFHYPYVFLNDQPFEEHFKAKVLDAAMGAHVEFGTIDEISWNFPSNVKDSFEFHNAIENQGDRSVLYGSMESYHKMCRFYSGLFYKHPLVQKFEWYWRLEPDVEFFCDITYDPFWEMFQNDKKYGFTIMIPELYWTVPNLFRHTKSFIRQEGVKLRSLWKLFTKDYDIFESDDADLRNWINSGVDARAKVSEKIAIEQLLKKGAESRSINDDKEGIMNLIKRARSKKHIVEDKFFNEEYNLCHFWSNFEIAQLSVFDNDIYNSFFQYLEKSGGFWKERWGDAPVHSLGLSLTLDLDDVHYFRDIGYRHSTIRHCPRNAVGNEEVNYAASDSRFERNNIVYDEGRDYGCGCRCICPKSKREIEDSVGFCVNIWFNLMKQHRGQERQADVLNGNEMEKSIREDYLKQFENQFF; encoded by the coding sequence ATGTTGTTAGTACGAAGGGTGAAGAATGCACTCCTGAAATGTTTCCATTGCAACCCGACAGTGATGAGCATCCTAATTGCCCTCATTATATTGTGGATGATTTTTGGCTCTGAACCTGAATTTTTGGAGGTTACGGATAActttttgccattttctaAGATGGATTTGGCCACGGGGAGGGACAGGCCATTTCATCCGAATTGTGTAAATACGCAGAATTATTTATTGAATTCATCGTATACCAAACAGAATGCCTCGTTTGTCATGCTAACGAGGAATGAGGAGCTAAAAGATGTTATCAAGACCATCCATAGTATAGAGGAGCATTTCAATCAGTGGTTCCATTATCCGTATGTGTTTTTGAATGACCAGCCGTTTGAAGAACATTTCAAAGCAAAGGTACTCGATGCTGCAATGGGTGCTCATGTAGAATTTGGCACCATCGATGAAATATCTTGGAATTTCCCCAGTAATGTAAAGGATTCTTTTGAGTTTCATAACGCCATTGAAAACCAAGGCGATAGAAGCGTACTGTATGGAAGCATGGAATCGTATCATAAGATGTGTAGGTTTTATTCGGGGTTATTTTACAAGCACCCGCTAGTACagaaatttgaatggtATTGGAGATTGGAGCCTGATGTGGAGTTTTTTTGTGACATCACATATGATCCGTTTTGGGAGATGTTCCAAAACGATAAAAAATATGGCTTTACCATCATGATTCCTGAGTTATACTGGACGGTGCCGAATCTGTTTAGGCACACCAAGAGCTTTATCAGACAAGAGGGCGTCAAACTCAGGTCGTTGTGGAAGTTATTTACGAAGGACTACGACATCTTTGAATCTGATGATGCAGACTTGCGGAATTGGATCAACTCTGGCGTCGATGCCAGAGCCAAGGTTTCTGAGAAGATTGCCATTGAAcagttattgaaaaagggtGCTGAATCGCGAAGCATAAATGACGATAAGGAAGGGATAATGAATTTAATCAAAAGGGCTCGATCTAAGAAGCATATTGTAGAGgacaagtttttcaatgaagagTACAATTTGTGTCATTTTTGGagtaattttgaaattgcgCAACTAAGCGTTTTTGATAACGACATTTATAAcagttttttccaatatttGGAGAAAAGTGGCggattttggaaagagaGATGGGGAGACGCTCCCGTCCACTCCTTAGGACTATCGTTAACTCTGGATCTGGACGATGTGCATTACTTTAGAGACATTGGATATAGGCATTCAACAATTCGGCATTGCCCACGAAATGCAGTGGGGAACGAGGAAGTCAATTATGCGGCCAGCGATTCAAGGTTCGAACGTAATAACATAGTTTACGATGAGGGGAGAGATTATGGATGCGGTTGTAGGTGCATTTGCCCCAAGAGCAAACGTGAAATTGAGGATTCCGTGGGATTTTGCGTGAATATATGGTTCAACTTGATGAAACAACACAGGGGCCAAGAGCGTCAAGCTGATGTGCTCAACGGAAACgagatggaaaaaagtatCAGAGAAGACTACTTGAAACAGTTTGAAAACCAGTTTTTTTAG